In a genomic window of Allomeiothermus silvanus DSM 9946:
- the aroH gene encoding chorismate mutase, with amino-acid sequence MVRGIRGAITVEEDTREAILSATRELLAKMLEVNAITDPDAIAAMIFTLTDDLRAAFPAEAARQLGMQMVPLINSREIPVPGSLERVIRVMILWNTDTPQRNVRHVYLREAVRLRPDLESAQ; translated from the coding sequence ATGGTTCGGGGTATCCGTGGCGCCATCACCGTCGAAGAAGACACCCGTGAGGCCATATTGTCCGCTACGCGGGAGCTTTTAGCAAAGATGCTCGAGGTCAACGCGATCACCGATCCTGACGCTATCGCCGCGATGATCTTCACCCTCACCGACGATCTACGAGCGGCTTTCCCCGCCGAGGCCGCGCGGCAGCTGGGAATGCAAATGGTCCCGCTCATCAACTCGCGTGAGATTCCGGTGCCGGGCTCCTTGGAGCGGGTCATCCGGGTGATGATCCTCTGGAACACCGACACCCCCCAGCGCAATGTGCGCCATGTCTATCTGCGCGAAGCAGTTCGGCTGCGGCCCGATCTCGAGAGCGCCCAGTAA
- a CDS encoding PIG-L deacetylase family protein gives MRLMAIFPHPDDEIGVSGTLAKHALRGDAVKLVWLTRGELASQFGDAPPEEVARIREGHGRMVAEIIGAEYEFLGYPDAGLTGGREEALVLARKIATWKPDVVFTWDPYDIHPDHRAAYWATLSALKFCRIPKLVGATARPARASSPAVEAASPADPLSPPEGMGGSTGGMALEAHRSRVRLLHYYRNDLPRPAVYVDISESIDVAEKVFRLYQAFYRWEYSPEAFRANRARLGQEAGVKFAERFQSEGPLPLEYVPG, from the coding sequence ATGCGTCTGATGGCTATCTTTCCTCACCCTGACGATGAGATCGGCGTAAGCGGGACCCTCGCCAAGCATGCCCTGCGGGGCGATGCGGTCAAACTCGTCTGGCTCACCCGAGGCGAACTCGCCAGCCAGTTTGGCGACGCACCACCCGAGGAGGTAGCCCGCATTCGCGAGGGTCATGGGCGTATGGTGGCGGAGATTATCGGGGCCGAGTACGAGTTTTTGGGCTACCCCGATGCCGGGCTTACTGGTGGGCGTGAGGAAGCATTGGTGCTGGCCCGTAAAATCGCTACCTGGAAACCCGACGTGGTCTTCACCTGGGACCCCTATGACATCCACCCCGACCATCGTGCGGCCTACTGGGCCACGCTCTCAGCGCTCAAGTTTTGCCGGATTCCCAAGCTGGTAGGGGCCACGGCTCGGCCTGCTCGAGCTAGTTCCCCAGCGGTAGAAGCTGCCTCGCCTGCAGATCCTCTTTCCCCACCCGAGGGAATGGGGGGAAGCACCGGAGGAATGGCCCTCGAGGCCCACCGCTCGCGCGTTCGCTTGTTGCACTATTACCGCAACGACTTGCCGCGCCCTGCAGTCTACGTGGATATTAGCGAGAGTATTGACGTGGCGGAAAAGGTCTTCAGGTTGTACCAGGCTTTTTATCGCTGGGAATACTCTCCCGAGGCTTTTCGGGCGAACCGGGCTCGGCTGGGTCAGGAAGCGGGGGTGAAGTTTGCAGAGCGCTTTCAAAGCGAGGGCCCTCTGCCGCTGGAGTATGTGCCGGGCTGA
- a CDS encoding amidohydrolase family protein: MSLSPQLWTAEVVYAGFGTPMKNGAIAVVGQHVVGVGGLEELRRAFPQAEIIPKGRALTPAPVNAHTHLDLSALPYFRGRYLDFLNYVIGNAEKRGLEAARIGYAELRRLGVGAFGDIVARDEVMDFLLEESMLPGVAYREVIGANPDTAQEIFDTVKPRLLAWKKREGNLRVGISPHTAHTVSAPLLQRLVEFARLEGFPMQIHLAESPAEVEYLRYDRGPLLPFLQPYRGPHWKTPGVSPVRYLADLGVLGPHLTLVHAVQVAEEDVQILAQSGCKVVSCPRSNEGLACGEFPWEVYLKWGVEVALGTDSRASSPDLNVKNEALHLWGKVDPRVLVRSATRAGYRVLGLAMPRLSRGTPIAEVHIW; encoded by the coding sequence ATGAGCCTTTCTCCCCAGCTCTGGACCGCCGAAGTCGTATACGCCGGGTTCGGCACCCCGATGAAAAACGGGGCGATTGCCGTCGTTGGGCAACACGTGGTGGGCGTGGGCGGGCTCGAGGAACTGCGCCGGGCCTTTCCCCAAGCCGAGATCATTCCTAAGGGGAGGGCCCTGACCCCCGCCCCGGTCAACGCCCATACCCACCTCGACCTATCGGCGTTGCCTTATTTCCGCGGACGGTACCTGGACTTCTTGAACTATGTGATCGGCAATGCAGAAAAGCGCGGCCTCGAGGCCGCCCGGATAGGATACGCCGAGCTGAGGAGGCTAGGGGTGGGAGCCTTCGGGGATATCGTGGCACGGGACGAGGTGATGGACTTCCTGCTCGAGGAATCTATGCTGCCTGGGGTGGCTTACCGCGAGGTGATCGGAGCCAATCCAGACACCGCCCAAGAGATCTTTGACACAGTAAAACCGCGCCTCCTGGCGTGGAAGAAGCGGGAAGGAAACCTCAGGGTAGGCATCTCCCCCCACACCGCCCACACCGTGAGCGCCCCCCTTTTGCAGAGGCTGGTGGAGTTCGCTAGGCTCGAGGGCTTCCCTATGCAAATCCACCTAGCCGAAAGCCCCGCCGAGGTAGAGTATTTGCGTTACGACAGGGGGCCGTTGCTGCCGTTTCTCCAGCCCTACCGCGGCCCCCACTGGAAGACACCCGGGGTCTCCCCGGTACGGTACCTGGCTGACCTGGGGGTGTTGGGACCACACCTAACGCTGGTCCACGCCGTCCAGGTAGCGGAAGAAGACGTGCAAATCCTCGCCCAATCCGGCTGCAAGGTAGTTTCGTGTCCCCGTAGCAACGAAGGGCTCGCTTGCGGCGAGTTCCCCTGGGAGGTGTACCTCAAATGGGGCGTCGAAGTGGCCCTAGGCACCGACTCCAGGGCCAGTTCACCCGACCTAAACGTCAAGAACGAAGCTTTGCATCTGTGGGGAAAGGTAGACCCTCGGGTGTTGGTACGCTCTGCGACCCGCGCAGGGTACCGGGTACTTGGCCTCGCAATGCCGCGCCTCAGCCGAGGGACACCCATCGCCGAGGTCCATATCTGGTAA
- a CDS encoding GNAT family N-acetyltransferase, translated as MQQMDIVIKELHDPEDFFPIEELQSRIWGDPEDVMPARSMMALVHEGALLAAAYLQGKLTGFVFGFPTHRNQRHHSHMMGVLEEYRGSGAALFLKRFQRDWCLSRGYEQAVWTFDPLRGANARFNLCKLGATWNEYLPNCYGPMGGINAGAPSDRAYALWELRSERVYRRIYAPEPEARVTGIPQANIVQNEKPLRMDLSLEHPRLLVQIPEDWGKILSSDPALANAWRAHSRELFTHYFARGYRAVDFVRHPNRYILERIP; from the coding sequence ATGCAACAGATGGACATCGTCATCAAAGAGCTTCACGACCCAGAAGATTTCTTCCCCATCGAAGAACTGCAAAGCCGCATCTGGGGCGACCCCGAGGACGTGATGCCGGCTCGCTCGATGATGGCCTTGGTACACGAGGGAGCGCTGCTGGCCGCAGCTTACTTGCAAGGCAAGCTAACGGGCTTTGTCTTCGGTTTCCCTACCCACCGCAACCAGCGCCACCACTCGCACATGATGGGGGTGCTCGAAGAGTACCGAGGCAGCGGCGCGGCCCTGTTCCTCAAGCGCTTCCAACGCGACTGGTGCCTGAGCCGGGGCTACGAACAGGCGGTGTGGACCTTCGATCCCCTGCGCGGGGCTAACGCGCGCTTCAACCTTTGTAAACTCGGCGCCACCTGGAACGAGTACCTCCCCAACTGCTACGGCCCGATGGGCGGGATCAACGCCGGAGCCCCCTCCGACCGGGCCTATGCGCTTTGGGAGCTGCGCTCCGAGCGGGTCTACCGACGAATCTACGCCCCCGAACCCGAGGCTCGGGTGACCGGAATTCCCCAAGCCAATATTGTGCAAAACGAGAAACCGCTGCGGATGGATCTCTCCCTCGAGCACCCCCGACTGCTCGTGCAGATCCCCGAGGATTGGGGGAAAATCCTAAGCAGCGATCCAGCCTTGGCGAACGCTTGGCGAGCGCACTCTCGGGAGCTTTTCACGCACTACTTCGCGCGGGGCTACCGGGCCGTGGATTTCGTACGCCACCCCAACCGCTATATCCTTGAACGCATCCCATGA
- the menC gene encoding o-succinylbenzoate synthase yields MRIEAAEMKLITLPLKFRFETSFGVQTERHIIVLTLYGDGLEGYAETTMEHTPHYREETIAGAWELLEHLLIPQVLGKEFANPEMLWAEIRGFRGNKMTKAALEMAFWDLWAKSLGQPLWKLLGGVRTEIPVGVSLGIQSSVEATVEAVGQSLQAGYKRVKLKIKPGWDVKPLMAVREAYPEANLTVDANSAYTLNDIATFRKLDAVGLDYIEQPLAFDDILDHAKLQREIATSLCLDESITSPEDARKALEIGAGRVINLKPARVGGILASRKIHDITESYGLPVWMGGMLEAGIGRAANIHVATLPMFIKPGDTSSASRYWEEDIVEEGLEAKGGMMPVPQGLGIGVTPKRDFIDELAVKSAYISAASGH; encoded by the coding sequence ATGCGCATAGAAGCCGCCGAGATGAAGCTCATCACCTTACCGCTCAAATTCCGCTTCGAAACCTCCTTCGGGGTGCAGACCGAGCGCCATATCATCGTGCTCACCCTCTACGGCGACGGCTTGGAGGGCTACGCCGAGACCACCATGGAGCACACCCCGCACTACCGCGAGGAAACCATCGCCGGGGCTTGGGAACTGCTCGAGCACCTCCTGATCCCCCAGGTGCTAGGTAAGGAGTTCGCCAACCCCGAGATGCTGTGGGCCGAGATTCGCGGCTTCCGGGGCAACAAGATGACCAAGGCCGCCCTCGAGATGGCCTTTTGGGACCTGTGGGCGAAAAGCCTGGGTCAACCTCTGTGGAAGTTGCTGGGCGGGGTACGCACCGAGATCCCGGTGGGCGTAAGTCTGGGGATTCAAAGCTCGGTGGAGGCCACCGTGGAAGCCGTGGGCCAAAGCCTCCAGGCAGGCTACAAGCGGGTTAAGCTCAAGATCAAACCCGGTTGGGATGTAAAACCCCTGATGGCGGTGCGCGAGGCCTACCCTGAGGCCAACCTAACCGTAGACGCAAACTCCGCCTACACGCTCAACGACATCGCCACCTTCCGCAAGCTCGACGCGGTGGGGCTCGACTACATCGAGCAGCCCCTGGCCTTCGACGACATCTTGGATCACGCCAAGCTCCAGCGGGAGATCGCCACCTCCTTGTGCCTGGACGAGTCCATCACCAGTCCGGAAGACGCGCGCAAAGCCCTCGAGATCGGGGCGGGGCGGGTTATCAACCTCAAACCGGCCCGGGTAGGCGGCATCCTGGCGAGCCGCAAGATCCACGACATCACCGAGAGTTACGGGCTGCCGGTGTGGATGGGAGGGATGCTCGAGGCGGGCATCGGTCGCGCCGCCAATATCCACGTGGCTACTTTGCCCATGTTTATCAAACCCGGCGATACTTCCTCGGCTAGCCGCTACTGGGAGGAGGATATCGTCGAGGAGGGGCTCGAGGCCAAGGGCGGGATGATGCCCGTGCCCCAGGGGCTTGGCATCGGGGTCACGCCCAAGCGCGACTTTATCGACGAGCTAGCGGTAAAATCGGCGTATATTTCTGCTGCTAGCGGGCACTGA
- a CDS encoding LamB/YcsF family protein, which produces MRMDLNADAGESFGSWKLGNDEELFKYVTSANLACGFHAGDPLTLYKSVRLCKQLGVAVGAHPGFPDLRGFGRREMAATPGEVYTDVLYQLGALSAFLRVEGLPLHHVKAHGALYNLAAKDAATAKAIAQAVHDFDPGLPVVVLPSTPLEAEALALGLRVVREAFPERGYAPDGRLAARGTPGSLIHDPEEAARRAVRIVLAGELEAVDGSLIRLEAQTLCIHGDNPNAPQIARRIRQALEAEGIEIRAF; this is translated from the coding sequence ATGCGCATGGACCTCAACGCCGACGCCGGAGAATCCTTCGGCAGCTGGAAACTCGGAAACGACGAGGAACTGTTCAAATACGTTACTTCGGCCAACCTGGCCTGCGGCTTCCACGCCGGAGACCCGCTCACCCTGTACAAAAGTGTCCGGCTGTGCAAGCAACTAGGGGTGGCGGTGGGAGCTCACCCCGGTTTTCCGGATTTGCGGGGATTCGGGCGGCGGGAGATGGCGGCGACCCCCGGGGAAGTCTACACCGACGTGCTCTACCAACTGGGGGCGCTTTCGGCGTTCTTGCGGGTGGAGGGTCTTCCGCTGCACCACGTCAAAGCCCACGGAGCCCTCTACAATTTAGCGGCTAAGGATGCCGCTACCGCGAAGGCCATCGCCCAGGCTGTTCACGACTTCGATCCGGGCTTACCGGTGGTGGTACTTCCGAGTACGCCGCTCGAGGCCGAAGCCCTGGCCCTCGGCTTGCGGGTGGTCCGGGAGGCCTTCCCTGAGCGCGGTTACGCTCCGGATGGCCGCCTGGCGGCACGGGGGACCCCCGGCTCCCTCATCCACGACCCCGAAGAGGCTGCTAGGCGGGCGGTGCGGATCGTGCTGGCGGGAGAACTCGAGGCCGTGGACGGCTCCTTGATTCGGCTCGAGGCCCAGACGCTGTGCATCCACGGCGATAACCCGAACGCCCCCCAGATCGCCCGGCGGATTCGCCAAGCGCTGGAGGCTGAGGGTATCGAGATTCGGGCTTTTTGA
- the pxpB gene encoding 5-oxoprolinase subunit PxpB codes for MRRGFYLSFSQGLDLAANARMLALTRRLLQRPLFGVTDLVPGYVNLYVEFEDTAVSQSRVRRWMSEHSLNLSSGDSGRVVEIPVRYDGEDLLWVAEQTGLSPEEVIRRHSSRLYRVYAIGFTPGFPFMGEVDPALHLPRRLVPRKHVPAHSVAIANAQTGIYPLASPGGWHLLGTALRAIYDPHHFEPFLLAPADAVRFVPALGPTPPEPQVLELLPAEPRYPAFRVVEPGLLDLVVDEGRRMAGRFGLAQSGALDLRSARLANALVGNPADAPLLELTLKGPVLEALRDTVVAFAGFAMYPELNGEPVAGYQSFGLRRGDVLSFHPTARGVRGYLAIAGGLESGRFWDSASTDLRGRIGRPLQAGDILGVKTPREARTGFSYSPWPLADEARVRLLPGPQANREALEALGAGTYRLGSGDRMGLKLEGPSVPGGELISEATPLGAIQVTPGGHPLILLNDRGRIGGYAKPAQVDPRDLPILAQLRPGSLVRFVIADEFHEQGIVK; via the coding sequence ATGCGTCGGGGATTTTACCTTTCGTTTTCGCAAGGGCTTGATCTGGCCGCGAATGCTCGCATGCTCGCGCTGACGCGCAGGTTGCTCCAGCGGCCCCTTTTTGGGGTGACCGACCTGGTCCCTGGGTACGTAAACCTGTACGTCGAGTTCGAAGACACAGCGGTATCGCAATCTAGGGTCCGGCGCTGGATGAGCGAGCATTCCCTAAACCTATCTTCGGGGGATTCTGGGCGGGTGGTAGAAATCCCCGTCCGCTACGACGGCGAGGATCTGCTGTGGGTCGCTGAGCAGACCGGGTTGAGCCCGGAGGAGGTCATCAGACGCCACTCCAGCCGCCTCTACCGCGTTTACGCGATAGGCTTCACCCCGGGATTCCCTTTCATGGGCGAGGTGGACCCGGCCTTACACCTACCCCGCCGCCTTGTCCCCCGCAAACACGTCCCGGCCCACTCGGTGGCGATAGCAAACGCCCAGACCGGCATTTACCCGCTCGCCTCGCCGGGGGGCTGGCATCTGCTGGGAACGGCGCTCAGGGCCATCTACGATCCCCACCACTTTGAACCGTTCTTGCTCGCTCCCGCAGACGCGGTTCGCTTCGTGCCTGCCTTGGGGCCGACCCCGCCGGAGCCCCAGGTGCTCGAGCTGCTCCCCGCCGAACCCCGCTACCCTGCTTTTCGGGTGGTTGAGCCCGGTCTGCTCGACCTCGTAGTGGACGAGGGTCGAAGGATGGCCGGGCGCTTCGGCCTGGCCCAGTCTGGGGCGCTGGACCTGCGCTCGGCTCGGCTTGCCAACGCCCTCGTAGGTAACCCGGCGGACGCCCCGCTGCTCGAGCTGACCCTCAAAGGACCGGTGCTCGAGGCTTTGCGGGATACGGTGGTGGCTTTCGCAGGTTTCGCGATGTACCCCGAGCTGAACGGTGAGCCCGTCGCGGGCTACCAGAGCTTTGGGTTGCGGCGGGGGGACGTGCTCTCGTTCCACCCCACCGCAAGAGGGGTGCGCGGGTATTTGGCCATAGCTGGGGGGCTCGAGTCGGGCAGGTTTTGGGATAGTGCCAGCACCGACCTCAGGGGCAGGATCGGGCGGCCCTTACAAGCCGGGGATATCCTCGGGGTAAAAACCCCGCGTGAGGCCCGGACGGGTTTTAGCTATTCGCCGTGGCCTTTGGCGGATGAAGCTCGCGTGCGCCTTCTTCCCGGCCCCCAAGCTAACCGAGAAGCCCTGGAAGCGCTGGGCGCGGGTACCTACCGCCTGGGAAGCGGTGACCGGATGGGCCTAAAGCTGGAGGGGCCGAGCGTGCCCGGCGGTGAACTCATCAGCGAAGCCACCCCGCTGGGGGCCATTCAGGTGACCCCGGGGGGCCATCCGCTGATCCTCCTCAACGACCGGGGCCGGATTGGGGGCTACGCCAAGCCCGCCCAGGTGGACCCCAGGGATCTGCCGATCCTGGCCCAGTTACGGCCAGGATCCCTGGTCCGTTTCGTCATAGCAGATGAATTTCACGAGCAAGGTATCGTGAAATAA
- the serS gene encoding serine--tRNA ligase, producing the protein MLDIKFIRENPDIVRKAIQEKGSPLDLDELLLLDRQILELRRRTEALQAERNANAKAAGKASPEERALLIEKGKQIGAELAELEPQLRALEAKLKELLYLTPTLPWEGAPVGPDDSFNVVTRVHGTPRTFLFEPLDHLELINRNGWGELERIAKVSGSRSYALKGDLMRYEQALLRFALDQLVDAGFTPISVPSYAREEAFYAHGQFPKAREDVYKVEGEDMYLAGTSEVLLNYLHAGEILSEGELPKAYAGISACFRSEAGSAGKDVRGLMRVHQFNKVEQYVLCIADVEESNRWFERMLANSEKILQALELPYRVVEVSTGDMGLGKYRQVDLETWVPSEGRYRETHSCSALLDWQARRAGLRYRDQAGKVRYAYTLNNTALATPRILVMLLENHQNQDGTVTVPKAVQPYFGKARLEPTR; encoded by the coding sequence ATGCTTGATATCAAGTTCATCCGCGAAAACCCCGATATCGTCCGCAAAGCGATCCAGGAAAAAGGTAGCCCCCTCGATCTGGACGAGCTACTGCTCCTCGACCGTCAGATCCTCGAGCTCCGTAGGCGAACCGAAGCCCTACAGGCCGAGCGCAACGCCAATGCCAAAGCAGCTGGCAAGGCTAGCCCTGAGGAACGGGCCCTGCTTATCGAGAAAGGCAAGCAGATCGGGGCCGAGTTAGCCGAGTTAGAACCCCAACTGCGCGCACTCGAGGCCAAGCTCAAGGAGCTTTTGTACCTTACCCCCACCCTCCCCTGGGAGGGCGCCCCGGTTGGCCCGGACGACTCCTTTAACGTCGTGACCCGCGTCCATGGCACCCCCCGCACCTTCCTCTTCGAGCCCCTAGACCACCTCGAGCTGATCAACCGTAACGGCTGGGGCGAACTCGAACGCATTGCCAAGGTCTCCGGCTCACGCTCCTACGCACTCAAAGGGGACTTGATGCGCTACGAGCAGGCTCTGCTGCGCTTCGCGCTCGACCAACTGGTAGATGCTGGCTTCACCCCGATCAGCGTTCCCTCCTATGCCCGCGAGGAAGCGTTCTACGCTCACGGTCAGTTTCCCAAAGCCCGCGAGGACGTGTACAAGGTCGAGGGCGAGGACATGTACCTGGCCGGTACCTCCGAGGTCTTGCTCAACTACCTCCACGCAGGAGAGATACTCTCCGAGGGCGAACTTCCTAAAGCCTATGCGGGGATATCGGCCTGTTTCCGCAGCGAGGCGGGCTCAGCAGGCAAGGACGTGCGGGGGCTGATGCGCGTCCACCAGTTCAACAAGGTCGAGCAGTACGTCCTGTGCATAGCCGATGTGGAGGAATCGAACCGCTGGTTCGAGCGAATGCTGGCCAACTCGGAGAAAATCCTGCAGGCCTTAGAACTCCCGTACCGGGTAGTGGAGGTAAGCACCGGCGACATGGGTTTAGGCAAGTACCGCCAGGTAGACCTCGAGACCTGGGTTCCCAGCGAGGGGCGCTACCGCGAAACCCATTCCTGCTCGGCCTTGCTCGACTGGCAAGCCCGCCGCGCCGGTCTTCGTTACCGGGACCAAGCGGGCAAGGTGCGCTACGCTTATACGCTCAACAACACCGCCCTCGCCACCCCTCGCATCCTGGTGATGCTGCTGGAGAACCATCAAAACCAGGACGGCACCGTAACCGTGCCCAAGGCCGTGCAGCCGTATTTTGGCAAAGCAAGGCTCGAGCCGACCCGATAG
- the gatC gene encoding Asp-tRNA(Asn)/Glu-tRNA(Gln) amidotransferase subunit GatC, which translates to MEITPDLIRHLERLSRLELSPEEESRMAGDLKKIFDFFEKLGELDTEGLSELARPVELTNVLREDQPGAVLSQEEVLSVAIEAKEGFFVVPKMIE; encoded by the coding sequence ATGGAGATTACCCCCGATTTGATCCGCCACCTCGAGCGGCTTTCCCGCCTCGAACTCTCCCCCGAGGAGGAATCTCGCATGGCGGGCGACCTCAAAAAGATCTTCGACTTCTTCGAGAAGCTGGGCGAACTCGACACCGAGGGCCTGAGCGAGCTGGCTCGCCCCGTAGAGCTGACCAATGTGCTTCGTGAAGACCAGCCCGGTGCGGTTCTGTCCCAAGAGGAAGTGCTCTCCGTGGCCATTGAGGCCAAGGAGGGTTTCTTCGTCGTGCCGAAAATGATTGAGTAA
- a CDS encoding pyridoxal phosphate-dependent decarboxylase family protein: protein MTSDEFKQLGYRLIDWIAEYRARVEHLPVMAQVEPGFLQSQLPAQPPERALGFRGIEEELERLLPGLVGWQSPHFFAYFPSNAPLHSVLADIVATGMGQIGLSWQAAPALTELEEVMNDWLRQMLGLPPEFRGVIQDTASTGTLVAMLSARERSTDHSQARGGLQAEEKPLVVYASDQAHSSVPKAALLAGFGRDNLRLIETDGDHAMRVDRLEEAILGDLAEGKRPCAVVATVGTTATTAIDPVSSIAALAGQYGLWLHVDAALAGSAMILPECRALWEGVERADSLVINPHKWLGVAFDCSLYYVRDPEHLIRVMSTNPSYLQTAADGLAPNYRDWGIPLGRRFRALKIWFALLAEGVEGLQARLRRDLDNARWLEAQVRQAPGWRVLAPVPLQTVCVRYEPEGLEGEGLDRLTLEWVNRINRSGAAYLTPAILQGRWMVRVSIGAEMTERRHVEALWRRMREEAERAASQMR, encoded by the coding sequence ATGACTTCCGACGAATTTAAACAGCTCGGATACCGCCTCATCGACTGGATCGCGGAGTATCGGGCTCGGGTGGAGCACCTGCCGGTGATGGCGCAGGTCGAGCCGGGGTTTTTGCAATCCCAGCTTCCCGCCCAGCCACCCGAACGGGCCTTGGGGTTCCGCGGGATCGAGGAGGAACTCGAGCGCTTGCTCCCTGGCCTGGTGGGGTGGCAAAGCCCCCATTTCTTTGCCTACTTTCCCTCTAACGCTCCGCTGCACTCGGTCCTGGCCGACATTGTGGCGACCGGGATGGGACAGATCGGCCTCTCTTGGCAGGCGGCCCCGGCGCTCACCGAACTCGAGGAGGTGATGAACGACTGGCTACGGCAGATGTTGGGTCTACCCCCCGAGTTCCGGGGGGTGATCCAAGACACCGCCTCGACCGGAACTTTGGTGGCTATGCTCAGCGCCAGGGAGCGCTCCACCGACCATAGCCAGGCTCGAGGGGGCTTACAAGCGGAAGAAAAACCCCTGGTGGTCTATGCCTCCGATCAGGCCCACAGTTCGGTGCCCAAGGCCGCACTGCTGGCTGGTTTCGGGCGCGATAACCTGCGCTTGATCGAGACCGACGGGGACCACGCGATGCGGGTAGATCGGCTCGAGGAGGCCATCCTTGGCGATCTGGCCGAGGGCAAAAGGCCCTGTGCGGTAGTGGCCACGGTAGGTACTACCGCTACCACCGCCATCGACCCGGTAAGCTCCATCGCCGCGCTGGCCGGGCAGTACGGCCTTTGGCTGCACGTGGACGCGGCCTTGGCCGGGAGTGCGATGATCCTGCCGGAGTGCCGGGCGCTGTGGGAGGGGGTTGAGCGGGCTGACTCCCTGGTGATCAATCCGCACAAGTGGTTGGGGGTGGCCTTTGACTGTTCACTCTATTACGTGCGCGATCCCGAGCACCTGATCCGGGTGATGTCCACTAACCCCTCCTACCTGCAAACCGCGGCGGATGGGCTGGCCCCCAACTACCGCGACTGGGGTATCCCCCTGGGGCGGCGCTTCCGGGCCCTCAAGATCTGGTTTGCCCTATTAGCGGAGGGAGTGGAGGGTTTACAGGCCCGGTTGCGGCGGGACCTAGACAATGCCCGCTGGCTCGAGGCCCAGGTTCGGCAGGCCCCCGGCTGGAGGGTGCTGGCCCCGGTGCCGTTGCAAACGGTTTGTGTACGCTACGAGCCGGAAGGCCTGGAGGGGGAAGGGCTCGACCGCCTCACGCTCGAGTGGGTGAACCGGATCAACCGCTCGGGAGCGGCGTACCTAACCCCGGCCATCCTCCAGGGACGCTGGATGGTGCGGGTGTCTATCGGGGCGGAAATGACCGAACGGCGCCATGTGGAGGCGCTATGGCGGCGGATGCGGGAAGAAGCGGAGAGGGCGGCGAGCCAAATGCGGTGA
- the mnmD gene encoding tRNA (5-methylaminomethyl-2-thiouridine)(34)-methyltransferase MnmD translates to MDEFSPLQTEDGSLTLIHPRFNEAYSSRHGAWMQANALYLNLTQTHLHPSPRVLEIGFGLGVNFRATLASAVERRVWLEYLSYELFPVSRDVLEAIRVPLPGEAEAVWRGLLATWPDVPTVTPYLFQGDWGRLEIRFEDVTRGDFPNDWATAIYLDPFSPQVNPEPWSLQVLHKLYQAALPGAFLATYSVAGTVRRRLTQAGFAVQRVAGVGKRQWLRAVRSAPGVLPG, encoded by the coding sequence ATGGACGAATTTTCACCGCTTCAGACCGAAGATGGTTCCCTGACCCTGATTCACCCCCGTTTCAACGAGGCCTACAGCTCTCGGCACGGGGCCTGGATGCAGGCCAATGCGCTGTACCTGAACCTCACCCAGACTCATCTGCATCCCAGCCCGCGGGTGTTGGAGATCGGCTTTGGCTTGGGAGTGAATTTTCGGGCGACCCTGGCGAGTGCGGTGGAGCGGAGGGTGTGGCTCGAGTACCTGAGCTACGAGCTATTTCCGGTCTCGAGGGACGTGCTGGAGGCTATCCGAGTCCCCTTGCCCGGTGAAGCCGAGGCGGTTTGGCGGGGGCTGCTTGCGACTTGGCCGGACGTCCCAACTGTTACTCCTTACCTATTCCAAGGGGATTGGGGTAGGCTCGAGATCCGCTTCGAGGACGTGACGCGAGGGGATTTTCCCAACGACTGGGCTACCGCGATTTATCTAGACCCCTTTAGCCCGCAGGTCAATCCCGAGCCATGGAGCCTACAGGTGCTGCACAAGCTCTACCAAGCTGCCTTGCCGGGGGCCTTCCTGGCGACGTACTCGGTAGCGGGCACGGTGCGCCGCCGCCTCACGCAGGCGGGCTTTGCGGTTCAGCGGGTGGCGGGGGTGGGGAAGCGGCAGTGGCTTCGCGCGGTCCGTAGCGCGCCAGGAGTTCTTCCCGGGTGA